One Aegilops tauschii subsp. strangulata cultivar AL8/78 chromosome 7, Aet v6.0, whole genome shotgun sequence genomic window carries:
- the LOC109783392 gene encoding WAT1-related protein At5g64700-like, whose amino-acid sequence MDIKAETKAGWRTPASMVLVQLIITGNILLSKVSIGGGMVILVLLAYASLFGAAFILPLALINERGKWREMGWHATGWIFLNAFIGYALPMSLYYYGLLDTTPSYVVIFLNLIPLATFILSVLFRMETLRIWSAFRSLKVAGVLFSVGGTMLISLYKGKALHLWNPILKIHPKEQTPEGASNQLRGTIFLLGSSFTFACWYLLQSKVLKVYPYKYWSSMATCLVGGLQTAIIGIILNTDKKAWKLGWDFDLVTILYSGALATAGKYCLNSWVVAKRGPTYPPMFNPLFVVFTILLASIFIGDEITVGGLLGTTMVLVGLYTYLWAKSKEVRDE is encoded by the exons ATGGACATCAAGGCGGAGACGAAGGCGGGGTGGAGGACGCCGGCGTCGATGGTGCTGGTGCAGCTGATCATCACGGGGAATATCCTGCTGTCCAAGGTCTCCATCGGGGGCGGCATGGTCATCTTGGTGCTACTCGCCTACGCCAGCCTCTTCGGTGCTGCCTTCATCCTCCCCTTGGCGCTCATCAACGAAAG GGGCAAGTGGAGGGAGATGGGCTGGCACGCCACTGGATGGATCTTCCTCAACGCCTTCATCGG GTACGCACTGCCGATGAGCTTATACTACTATGGCCTCCTTGATACAACACCGTCTTATGTTGTCATCTTTCTAAACCTAATTCCACTGGCCACCTTCATCCTCTCAGTCCTCTTCAG AATGGAGACGTTGCGAATTTGGAGTGCGTTTAGATCACTGAAGGTTGCAGGTGTTCTGTTCTCTGTTGGAGGCACGATGCTCATCAGCCTTTACAAGGGCAAGGCGTTGCATCTCTGGAATCCCATCCTAAAGATCCACCCCAAGGAACAGACACCTGAGGGTGCAAGCAATCAACTAAGAGGTACAATATTCTTACTAGGCAGCAGCTTCACATTTGCTTGCTGGTACCTGCTCCAG TCAAAGGTTCTCAAGGTGTATCCATACAAGTATTGGTCATCCATGGCGACATGCTTGGTTGGAGGACTCCAAACAGCAATAATTGGAATAATATTGAATACAGACAAGAAGGCATGGAAGCTAGGATGGGATTTCGACCTTGTGACCATCTTGTACTCG GGAGCACTTGCAACAGCAGGGAAATATTGCTTGAACTCATGGGTTGTGGCCAAGCGAGGCCCAACATATCCTCCCATGTTCAACCCATTGTTTGTGGTATTCACAATTTTGCTGGCCTCCATCTTCATAGGTGATGAAATTACAGTCGGAGG CCTGCTCGGTACAACCATGGTGCTTGTTGGGCTATACACTTATCTTTGGGCAAAATCAAAAGAAGTACGTGATGAATAG